In Terriglobales bacterium, the genomic stretch CACGAGGTACTTATGAACAGCCATCGAAGAAATATCACTCTTTCCATTACCCTGGTCTCGCTGGCGCTCGTCCTGGCGGCGTGCGGCGGAGGCACTAATTCCTCAACCCCCAGTTCATCCTCTTCAGCGCCGACGTTGAGTACCACCGTACAGGTGGGATTGGGAGATTCGCCAGCTGATTGGCTCACGACGTTCGGTATGACCGTCAACTCCATCATGCTGACGAATAGCAATGGCAGCACGGTCAGCATGCTTCCAGCTCCCACGCAGATGGAGATGATACGGCTGATGGGAACTGTGCAACCGGTTTCGATCATGCAGGTTCCTCAAGGAACCTATACAGGCGCAACCATCAGCATTTCTTCTATTCAGATGGGCTACATGGACCCTGCGACACATCAGTACGTGCAGAAAACGATGGCCGGGCCATTCACTGGAACAGTGAACTTCAATCCAGCCATGTCGGTCGGATCTACTCCGATGTCGCTCAACTTTGACATGAACATGGGGTCATCGGTTTCCATCAGCAACGGCAACGTTACGATCACGCCGACTTTTACCGGCATGATGAACTCGCTGGGCACTGGGCAAAATCCGTGGCAGGGCTACATGCAACACATGGTTGGCTCAGTCTCAAGCGTGTCCGGATCGCAATTCACCATGAACATGTTGATGGGAATGCAATCGGCCACGTTCCACACAAACAGCAATACGCAGTTCTCCGGCATGAGCGGCATGGGAATGATGTCGAATGGAGTCATCGTCAGTGTGGATGGA encodes the following:
- a CDS encoding DUF5666 domain-containing protein, giving the protein MNSHRRNITLSITLVSLALVLAACGGGTNSSTPSSSSSAPTLSTTVQVGLGDSPADWLTTFGMTVNSIMLTNSNGSTVSMLPAPTQMEMIRLMGTVQPVSIMQVPQGTYTGATISISSIQMGYMDPATHQYVQKTMAGPFTGTVNFNPAMSVGSTPMSLNFDMNMGSSVSISNGNVTITPTFTGMMNSLGTGQNPWQGYMQHMVGSVSSVSGSQFTMNMLMGMQSATFHTNSNTQFSGMSGMGMMSNGVIVSVDGITQADGSLLAQHVEYKWNNGGMMGGGIVTGITGNPPTQLNIVAHNGIGGRMMMSAIAGNITVNVSSSTPYSADSDNVDLANLPFTPTFDSSSIAKGQKIDVVSGGNMMSGGGMMGGGSSFGTINASQVELEQQGLFGTVSNYTANGSQASFTLTLPADSAFTTLTGVSSITVYKQNETQMHNLPAIANGNQVQVRGLLFYDSGAYKLVSTWIVGS